Proteins from a genomic interval of Microbacterium phyllosphaerae:
- a CDS encoding OmpA/MotB family protein translates to MSPARRARGRGHEDDSHDEPDERWAVSYADMVTVLMCLFIVLFAVSNVDKTKFELLANSLATGFGQESTEGGADTAEGLIVPPELQDDDGVVDLSARAEAELESLEELRDRMSSALAAQGLQGTVEFVIDDRGLQVGLVGAETFFADNSTALSAKANAVLNTIGDVLVTVDNQVSVEGHADHRVSAAPFPTNWELSGGRATQVARFLVEHEGVGGPRVKATAFSDTRPLAQGDTPQALASNRRVDIVVESDEEEQVRALIPALAAAAKG, encoded by the coding sequence GTGAGCCCGGCTCGACGCGCGCGCGGCAGAGGACACGAGGACGACTCGCACGACGAGCCGGACGAGCGATGGGCCGTGTCCTACGCCGACATGGTCACTGTCCTGATGTGCCTGTTCATCGTGCTGTTCGCCGTGTCGAACGTCGACAAGACGAAGTTCGAGCTGCTCGCCAACAGCCTCGCGACCGGATTCGGTCAGGAGAGCACCGAAGGAGGGGCGGACACCGCAGAGGGGCTGATCGTGCCGCCCGAACTGCAGGACGATGACGGCGTGGTCGATCTGTCCGCCCGAGCCGAGGCCGAGCTGGAGTCGCTCGAGGAGCTGCGTGATCGCATGAGCTCCGCCCTGGCGGCGCAGGGGCTGCAGGGAACCGTCGAGTTCGTGATCGACGACCGCGGGCTCCAGGTCGGACTCGTCGGCGCCGAGACCTTCTTCGCCGACAACAGCACAGCCCTGTCGGCGAAGGCGAATGCCGTGCTCAACACGATCGGCGACGTGCTCGTCACGGTCGACAATCAGGTCAGCGTCGAAGGCCACGCCGACCACCGTGTCTCCGCTGCTCCGTTCCCGACCAACTGGGAGCTCTCGGGAGGACGCGCCACGCAGGTGGCCCGGTTCCTCGTGGAGCACGAGGGCGTCGGCGGACCACGGGTGAAGGCGACCGCCTTCTCGGACACACGCCCGCTCGCTCAGGGCGACACCCCGCAGGCGCTCGCCAGCAACAGACGCGTCGACATCGTCGTCGAGTCCGACGAGGAAGAGCAGGTGCGAGCACTGATCCCGGCTCTCGCGGCTGCGGCGAAGGGCTGA
- the fliP gene encoding flagellar type III secretion system pore protein FliP (The bacterial flagellar biogenesis protein FliP forms a type III secretion system (T3SS)-type pore required for flagellar assembly.) yields MPASAASPPARVTSPSRRVWILLAAALGIAAVLVLVGATGAHAASVSALVPSETGDGDGVTINGINGTPSDSIMTLLGITVLSVAPALLLMMSSFTKIFVVLALTRNALSLPSIPPNQVLAGLSLFLTLFIMWPVLTDINAVAVAPFSAGQIDFGRAFELAQEPLRQWMLNYTREEDIALMHRAAQMENPTDPAAIPLQTLVPAFMISELRAAFLIGFIIFVPFLVIDLVVASALMSMGMMMLPPVMISLPFKILLFLLIDGWGMVITALIQSYNGGG; encoded by the coding sequence GTGCCCGCATCCGCCGCCTCGCCGCCTGCGCGAGTGACGTCTCCGTCGCGGCGTGTGTGGATCCTCCTCGCCGCCGCTCTCGGCATCGCGGCCGTCCTCGTCCTGGTCGGTGCGACGGGCGCCCATGCCGCGTCGGTGTCGGCGCTGGTGCCGAGCGAGACCGGCGACGGCGACGGCGTCACCATCAACGGCATCAACGGCACGCCGTCCGACAGCATCATGACGCTGCTGGGGATCACGGTGCTCAGCGTCGCCCCCGCCCTGCTGCTGATGATGTCGAGCTTCACCAAGATCTTCGTGGTGCTGGCCCTCACCCGCAACGCGCTCTCACTGCCGTCGATCCCGCCGAACCAGGTGCTGGCAGGTCTCAGCCTGTTCCTGACGCTGTTCATCATGTGGCCGGTGCTCACCGACATCAACGCGGTCGCCGTCGCCCCTTTCAGCGCGGGCCAGATCGACTTCGGGCGGGCCTTCGAACTCGCCCAGGAGCCTCTGCGGCAGTGGATGCTCAACTACACGCGGGAAGAGGACATCGCCCTGATGCACCGGGCGGCGCAGATGGAGAACCCCACGGATCCTGCTGCGATCCCGCTGCAGACGCTCGTGCCGGCTTTCATGATCAGCGAGCTGCGCGCCGCCTTCCTGATCGGTTTCATCATCTTCGTGCCGTTCCTCGTCATCGATCTGGTCGTCGCCAGCGCACTGATGTCGATGGGAATGATGATGCTCCCGCCGGTGATGATCTCGCTGCCGTTCAAGATCCTCCTGTTCCTGCTCATCGACGGCTGGGGCATGGTCATCACCGCGCTGATCCAGTCGTACAACGGGGGTGGCTGA
- a CDS encoding flagellar motor switch protein FliM, translated as MTITVEETPMTTGAVLEDTARHPAYDFGRPAQLGRESTRHLEAAFESFARLWSSQLTDKIRVRAHLALESVDLVSYEEYSETLPGTTAMVAGAFADRDEPCVVQFGLDTALLWVVQMMGGRSTSLPEARTFTPIELALVRNLMEGTFEHLHASLDALLPGAPRFSAVHYNPQYMQVIAATAAVIVARHTMRLGDSETTATVMLPASAVVDRLAATGSDASAAHTAEQTLEQLRSTPLEITLRLAPITIGAGEILDLAPGDLLRLPHPETRPYELVAGGTRIALATPGSRGSRLTCKITTTPEETH; from the coding sequence ATGACCATCACCGTCGAGGAGACCCCCATGACCACAGGCGCCGTGCTCGAGGACACCGCTCGTCACCCTGCCTATGACTTCGGTCGCCCCGCCCAGCTCGGTCGGGAGAGCACGCGGCACCTGGAGGCGGCCTTCGAGTCGTTCGCGCGGCTGTGGTCGTCGCAGCTCACCGACAAGATCCGGGTGCGTGCCCATCTGGCGCTCGAATCGGTCGACCTCGTGTCGTACGAGGAGTACTCCGAGACGCTCCCCGGGACCACCGCGATGGTGGCCGGCGCGTTCGCCGACCGCGACGAGCCCTGCGTCGTGCAGTTCGGTCTCGACACAGCCCTGCTGTGGGTCGTGCAGATGATGGGTGGGCGGAGCACATCGCTGCCCGAGGCGCGCACGTTCACCCCCATCGAGCTGGCTCTGGTCCGCAACCTGATGGAGGGCACGTTCGAGCACCTGCACGCGAGTCTCGATGCGCTGCTTCCGGGGGCGCCGCGGTTCAGCGCGGTGCACTACAACCCTCAGTACATGCAGGTGATCGCAGCGACCGCTGCCGTCATCGTCGCGCGACACACGATGCGGCTCGGCGACTCGGAGACGACGGCGACGGTGATGCTCCCCGCATCCGCGGTCGTCGACCGGCTGGCGGCGACGGGTTCGGATGCGAGCGCCGCCCATACGGCCGAGCAGACGCTGGAGCAGCTGCGCAGCACACCCCTGGAGATCACGCTGCGCCTCGCTCCGATCACGATCGGCGCCGGCGAGATCCTCGATCTCGCCCCCGGTGATCTGCTGCGTCTGCCGCACCCCGAGACCAGACCGTACGAACTCGTGGCCGGGGGCACCAGGATCGCCCTCGCGACACCCGGCAGCAGGGGCTCGCGCCTCACCTGCAAGATCACGACCACCCCTGAGGAGACCCACTGA
- a CDS encoding EscU/YscU/HrcU family type III secretion system export apparatus switch protein, with the protein MSESDSGERTEKATERRLKEARKKGQIGRSQDFTAWVCIAAAGVMMVPTIGSGTQVLTELFLAVAPVAKNPTDGAAVDVLGSAISSLGGILLPMLVVVLLATTATAVAQGGIHLRGVTMRTEQFNIVSGLKRVFGRQALWEGAKALLKTAAIGVALWIVVSGLVPVLMASGSHNITWLLEQAAGGAVALLQVAVAVGILLAAIDVAVVMRRNRKHTHMTKNEAKDEHKKSEGDPLVRSQRRSRQLAMSRNRMIAAVGDSDVVLVNPTHVAVALRYEPGKSAPRVVAKGAGIVAQKIREKAEEAGVPMVRDIPLARALHAACELGREIPEELYTAVAQVLAFIEFLKRRGTARGTHTMPFASTRDRGL; encoded by the coding sequence ATGAGCGAGAGCGACAGCGGGGAACGCACCGAGAAGGCGACCGAGCGCCGCCTCAAGGAGGCCCGGAAGAAGGGGCAGATCGGCCGCAGCCAGGACTTCACCGCGTGGGTGTGCATCGCGGCGGCCGGGGTCATGATGGTGCCGACCATCGGATCCGGGACACAGGTGCTCACCGAGCTCTTCCTCGCGGTCGCGCCGGTCGCGAAGAACCCCACAGACGGTGCTGCCGTCGACGTGCTCGGATCGGCGATCTCATCGCTCGGCGGCATCCTCCTGCCGATGCTCGTGGTCGTCCTCCTCGCCACGACCGCGACGGCGGTCGCCCAGGGCGGCATCCATCTGCGGGGTGTGACGATGCGCACCGAGCAGTTCAACATCGTCTCGGGTCTCAAGAGGGTGTTCGGCCGACAGGCCCTGTGGGAGGGGGCGAAGGCCCTGCTCAAGACGGCGGCGATCGGTGTCGCGCTGTGGATCGTCGTGTCCGGTCTCGTGCCGGTGCTCATGGCGAGCGGCAGCCACAACATCACCTGGCTGCTCGAGCAGGCCGCCGGGGGAGCCGTCGCCCTGCTGCAGGTGGCCGTCGCCGTCGGCATCCTCCTCGCGGCGATCGATGTGGCGGTGGTGATGCGGCGCAACCGCAAGCACACGCACATGACGAAGAACGAGGCGAAGGACGAGCACAAGAAGAGCGAGGGCGACCCGCTGGTGCGCTCCCAGCGTCGTTCTCGCCAGCTCGCCATGAGCCGCAACCGCATGATCGCCGCCGTCGGCGACAGCGACGTCGTGCTGGTGAACCCCACGCACGTGGCGGTGGCGCTGCGATACGAGCCGGGCAAATCGGCCCCGCGAGTCGTCGCCAAGGGCGCAGGAATCGTGGCGCAGAAGATCCGCGAGAAGGCGGAGGAGGCCGGGGTGCCGATGGTCCGAGACATCCCGCTGGCGCGTGCGCTGCACGCGGCCTGCGAGCTGGGCAGGGAGATCCCTGAGGAGCTCTACACCGCGGTCGCGCAGGTCCTCGCCTTCATCGAGTTCCTGAAGCGGCGTGGCACGGCTCGCGGCACCCACACCATGCCCTTCGCGAGCACCCGAGACCGCGGCCTCTGA
- a CDS encoding FliI/YscN family ATPase, producing MATASWRRALDAARPERSGTVKAVRGLGVEVLGIDAAVGDRIRIDAVPGRSVDAEVVAVDGASARCMPLGRLDGITARARVRHGGAPLQVPTGRALLGRVLDGLGRPIDGKGPLDTTTLYAPLDHDAPSIMDRQRIDSQLGLGVRVLDTMTPVGTGQRLGLFAGSGVGKSSLMSMIARGSTADVNVIALVGERGREVREFLEDDLGPEGLARSVVVAATSDQPAMARLRSAFVATRIAEGFRDDGLDVVLMMDSLTRVAMAQREIGLSAGEPPATRGYPPSTFSVLARLLERAGTGPVGSITGLYTVLVDGDDHNEPIADAARGILDGHVVLDRALAVRGHFPAVDVLGSVSRVVSKITSAQQRQDAVTLRSVLAARRSANDLIDIGAYRAGANPRVDAALTHDAAISRFLTQSMDDLMTSDDSWQQLAALTTDFGGLIP from the coding sequence GTGGCGACGGCATCATGGCGGCGCGCTCTCGACGCCGCTCGACCGGAGCGCTCGGGAACCGTGAAGGCGGTGCGGGGGCTGGGGGTCGAAGTGCTCGGCATCGACGCCGCGGTGGGCGACCGCATCCGCATCGACGCGGTGCCCGGACGCTCGGTCGACGCCGAGGTGGTCGCCGTCGACGGAGCATCCGCCCGCTGCATGCCACTGGGTCGTCTCGACGGCATCACCGCGCGCGCCCGCGTGCGACACGGCGGAGCCCCGTTGCAGGTGCCCACGGGACGCGCACTCCTCGGACGCGTTCTCGACGGACTCGGTCGCCCCATCGACGGCAAGGGGCCGCTCGACACGACCACCCTCTACGCCCCGCTCGACCACGATGCGCCGAGCATCATGGATCGGCAGCGCATCGACAGCCAGCTCGGGCTCGGTGTGCGAGTGCTCGACACCATGACCCCGGTGGGCACGGGGCAGCGCCTCGGTCTCTTCGCCGGTTCGGGGGTGGGCAAATCGTCACTCATGTCGATGATCGCCCGCGGCTCGACCGCAGACGTCAACGTCATCGCGCTCGTGGGCGAGCGCGGTCGCGAGGTGCGGGAGTTCCTCGAAGACGATCTGGGGCCGGAGGGCCTCGCCCGGTCGGTCGTGGTGGCCGCGACCTCCGACCAGCCGGCGATGGCGCGCCTGCGGTCCGCGTTCGTCGCCACGCGGATCGCCGAGGGGTTCCGCGACGACGGTCTCGACGTCGTCCTGATGATGGACTCCCTCACCCGTGTCGCGATGGCCCAACGCGAGATCGGGCTCAGCGCGGGCGAACCGCCGGCCACGCGCGGATATCCGCCCTCGACGTTCTCGGTGCTCGCCCGTCTGCTCGAGCGCGCAGGCACAGGACCGGTGGGTTCCATCACCGGGCTCTACACGGTGCTGGTCGACGGCGACGATCACAACGAGCCGATCGCGGACGCCGCTCGCGGGATCCTCGACGGCCATGTCGTGCTCGACCGAGCACTCGCCGTCCGCGGACACTTCCCCGCGGTGGACGTGCTGGGCTCCGTCTCCCGTGTCGTGTCGAAGATCACCAGCGCGCAGCAGCGGCAGGATGCGGTGACGCTGCGCAGCGTGCTGGCCGCTCGCCGCAGTGCGAACGACCTGATCGACATCGGTGCCTATCGGGCCGGCGCGAATCCGCGGGTCGACGCCGCGCTCACGCATGACGCAGCGATCTCGCGCTTCCTGACTCAGAGCATGGACGACCTCATGACATCCGACGATTCCTGGCAGCAGCTCGCCGCCCTCACCACTGACTTCGGAGGACTCATCCCATGA
- a CDS encoding motility protein A, which produces MDPAFIIGVILAFGALVAMITMEGASFEALLIPAPMILVLGSTIGVGIASHTMRDTILAVKSLGRMVRGPKMTPEAVIPFLVGYAEKARGEGLLALEQELDGAPDAFTRQALQALADGTDAEDLQMVMDDEIAATSSRNRVASKFFGSLGGYAPTIGIVGTVVSLTHVLEKLDEPDHLGPMIAAAFVATLWGLLSANFIWNPIAGRLNRIGAVELERMTLVSEGMLAIQAGSAPHLLQERLEALSSVKPKAAKKTREQESSVEDIL; this is translated from the coding sequence GTGGATCCCGCATTCATCATCGGCGTCATCCTGGCGTTCGGCGCCCTCGTCGCCATGATCACGATGGAGGGCGCGAGCTTCGAGGCGCTGCTCATCCCCGCCCCGATGATCCTCGTGCTCGGCTCGACCATCGGTGTCGGCATCGCCAGCCACACGATGCGCGACACCATCCTCGCGGTCAAGAGTCTCGGCCGCATGGTCCGCGGTCCGAAGATGACCCCGGAGGCCGTGATCCCGTTCCTCGTCGGCTATGCCGAGAAGGCGCGCGGCGAGGGGCTGCTCGCTCTCGAGCAGGAGCTCGACGGTGCTCCCGACGCGTTCACGAGACAGGCCCTCCAGGCGCTCGCGGACGGCACCGATGCCGAGGATCTGCAGATGGTGATGGATGACGAGATCGCGGCGACCTCGTCGCGCAATCGCGTCGCCTCGAAGTTCTTCGGGTCTCTCGGCGGCTACGCGCCGACCATCGGAATCGTCGGAACGGTGGTCTCCCTCACTCACGTGCTCGAGAAGCTCGACGAACCCGATCACCTCGGCCCGATGATCGCGGCGGCCTTCGTCGCGACGCTGTGGGGTCTGCTGTCGGCCAACTTCATCTGGAACCCGATCGCCGGTCGTCTCAACCGCATCGGGGCGGTCGAGCTCGAGCGCATGACCCTCGTCTCCGAAGGAATGCTCGCCATCCAGGCGGGCAGCGCCCCGCATCTGCTGCAGGAGCGCCTCGAAGCTCTGTCGAGCGTGAAGCCCAAGGCGGCGAAGAAGACGCGTGAGCAGGAGTCGTCCGTGGAGGACATCCTGTGA
- a CDS encoding flagellar hook protein FlgE, with amino-acid sequence MLRSLYSGISGLRSHQTMLDVTGNNIANVNTAGFKGSSVLFQDSLSQLIGNPGIPDDEVGGRNPAQVGLGVQVAGVRTNFAQGSAQATGRGGDLMISGDGFFAVRSGGETLYTRAGGFSFDPTGKMVTADGAVVQGWSAQNGVVNTGQATGNIVLPLDAVSPAKATTGATVTGNLPSTAADGDELVRDVTVYDAQGTPSTLSLTFTKTATGWDVTEPVSGATGSLTFTDGKQAGAGLTLTAGAVSVDLGAVTGYANMSTVAVSGQNGSAAGSLKSYSITGDGSIVGTFSNGATQTLGKIAMATFANPEGLEKAGGTAYRVSVNSGAARMGEPGQAGFGDLVSGALEMSNVDLSQEFTNLIVAQRGFQANARIITTSDEVLQELTQLKR; translated from the coding sequence ATGCTTCGCTCGCTCTACTCCGGGATCTCCGGACTCCGCTCGCACCAGACGATGCTCGATGTCACGGGCAACAACATCGCGAACGTCAACACGGCCGGGTTCAAGGGCTCGTCGGTGCTGTTCCAGGATTCGCTGTCGCAGCTCATCGGCAACCCCGGCATCCCCGACGACGAGGTCGGCGGTCGCAACCCCGCGCAGGTCGGCCTCGGCGTGCAGGTCGCGGGCGTGCGCACGAACTTCGCGCAGGGATCGGCTCAGGCCACAGGGCGCGGGGGAGACCTGATGATCTCGGGTGACGGCTTCTTCGCGGTTCGCTCGGGCGGGGAGACGCTGTACACGCGGGCGGGCGGCTTCTCGTTCGACCCCACCGGCAAGATGGTCACCGCCGACGGTGCGGTCGTGCAGGGATGGTCGGCGCAGAACGGCGTCGTCAACACGGGTCAGGCGACCGGCAACATCGTGCTCCCGCTCGACGCGGTCTCGCCGGCCAAGGCGACGACCGGTGCCACGGTCACCGGAAACCTCCCCTCCACCGCGGCCGACGGTGACGAGCTCGTCCGCGATGTGACGGTCTACGACGCGCAGGGCACCCCGTCGACGCTGAGCCTGACCTTCACGAAGACGGCGACGGGCTGGGACGTCACGGAGCCGGTGAGCGGAGCGACCGGTTCGCTGACGTTCACCGACGGCAAGCAGGCGGGCGCGGGGCTCACCCTGACGGCGGGCGCCGTGAGCGTCGACCTCGGCGCGGTCACCGGGTACGCGAACATGTCGACCGTCGCGGTGTCGGGACAGAACGGTTCGGCTGCGGGGTCGCTCAAGTCGTACAGCATCACCGGCGACGGGTCGATCGTCGGCACGTTCAGCAACGGCGCCACGCAGACGCTCGGCAAGATCGCGATGGCGACCTTCGCGAACCCCGAGGGTCTCGAGAAGGCCGGTGGCACGGCATACCGGGTCTCGGTGAACTCGGGTGCGGCTCGCATGGGCGAGCCGGGCCAGGCGGGCTTCGGCGATCTCGTCTCCGGTGCGCTCGAGATGAGCAACGTCGACCTCTCGCAGGAGTTCACGAACCTGATCGTGGCCCAGCGCGGCTTCCAGGCGAACGCGCGCATCATCACGACCAGCGACGAGGTGCTCCAGGAGCTCACGCAGCTGAAGCGCTGA
- a CDS encoding flagellar FlbD family protein, producing the protein MIIVTRLDRTRFAVNPDLIERILASPDTTLHMVDGKVHVVEETLDSVIDLIVAYRARVLGAAHALTPQTGM; encoded by the coding sequence ATGATCATCGTCACCCGCCTCGACCGCACCCGGTTCGCGGTGAACCCCGACCTGATCGAACGCATCCTCGCATCGCCCGACACGACTCTGCACATGGTCGACGGCAAGGTCCACGTGGTCGAGGAGACGCTCGACTCGGTGATCGACCTGATCGTCGCGTACCGCGCACGCGTGCTCGGCGCAGCCCACGCACTGACCCCGCAGACGGGGATGTGA
- the fliQ gene encoding flagellar biosynthesis protein FliQ: protein MSPEAVIDIGQAALIVGAKLCAPLLITALVVGFAISLLQSITQVQEMTISFVPKLVAVGIALLISGQWMIAELIAFTNEMFARIPSLLNGG from the coding sequence ATGAGCCCGGAAGCGGTCATCGACATCGGCCAGGCGGCCCTCATCGTCGGGGCGAAGCTCTGCGCGCCTCTGCTGATCACGGCGCTCGTGGTCGGGTTCGCGATCTCGCTGCTGCAGTCGATCACGCAGGTGCAGGAGATGACCATCTCGTTCGTGCCGAAGCTCGTCGCCGTGGGCATCGCGCTGCTGATCAGCGGTCAGTGGATGATCGCCGAGCTGATCGCCTTCACGAACGAGATGTTCGCACGGATCCCCTCGCTGCTGAACGGCGGCTGA
- a CDS encoding flagellar hook capping FlgD N-terminal domain-containing protein, with amino-acid sequence MTVDAVSAPSSIHTGGTTDPAARKQVLDGEVFLKLLVTQLTHQDPSSPMDTNEMISQTTQLAMMEQLTTLADNGAEAFALNMRQAASALIGQEASYKDADGKAVSGVVTKVSFDGPIPQVTIGDKTIALDAITGVASPTTPASPTPAAA; translated from the coding sequence ATGACCGTCGACGCCGTGAGCGCCCCGAGCTCGATCCACACCGGAGGAACGACCGACCCCGCCGCACGTAAGCAGGTGCTGGACGGCGAGGTCTTCCTCAAGCTCCTGGTCACGCAGCTGACCCATCAGGACCCGTCCAGCCCGATGGACACGAACGAGATGATCTCGCAGACGACCCAGCTCGCCATGATGGAGCAGCTCACGACGCTCGCGGACAACGGTGCCGAGGCCTTCGCGCTGAACATGCGCCAGGCGGCGAGCGCCCTCATCGGCCAGGAGGCGAGCTACAAGGACGCCGATGGCAAGGCGGTCTCGGGCGTCGTCACCAAGGTGTCGTTCGACGGTCCCATCCCTCAGGTGACGATCGGCGACAAGACCATCGCCCTGGATGCCATCACCGGCGTCGCCTCCCCGACCACCCCTGCGTCGCCGACCCCGGCCGCAGCCTGA
- a CDS encoding flagellar biosynthetic protein FliO: protein MDDILVALRAIVALGAVLGLLLFLSRRLQKSQAKGVSPLAGLMPKLAKLTELRPTRPAATPRVRPEKITVVARSGIGGKAQLVVAEFGGIRYVLGVTEHGINVVDTQEAPPVEEESTTDVSPLDDDQSNDIVDRALKSVA, encoded by the coding sequence ATGGACGACATCCTCGTCGCGCTGCGTGCGATCGTCGCATTGGGAGCGGTGCTCGGTCTGCTGCTCTTCCTCAGTCGCCGCCTCCAGAAATCGCAGGCGAAGGGCGTGAGCCCGCTGGCGGGTCTGATGCCGAAGCTCGCCAAGCTGACGGAGCTCAGGCCCACGCGCCCGGCCGCAACCCCGCGAGTGCGCCCGGAGAAGATCACGGTCGTCGCCCGGTCGGGCATCGGTGGCAAGGCTCAGCTCGTGGTGGCCGAGTTCGGCGGCATCCGCTACGTCCTCGGAGTCACCGAGCACGGCATCAACGTGGTCGACACCCAGGAGGCCCCGCCTGTCGAGGAGGAGTCGACGACCGACGTGTCTCCGCTCGACGACGACCAGTCGAACGACATCGTGGATCGCGCACTCAAGTCCGTGGCCTGA
- a CDS encoding FliM/FliN family flagellar motor switch protein: protein MSTFHETAIAAAIAGKLPFGYPVIPTPSTDPGASGQAVAVTFTGSPGARLAIQVVDPSQLEDGSKDAPLADRLHPIFEAAVAVLGGGALGDGEQVDAVEVFTDAGTQVFDMVDAAGSVVARAAVRIDGSRAAASTGPQRLSRIAGVEMELVVEIGRTRMPVRDVLSLEPGRVVELDRAAGSPADIKLNGRLIGHGTVVVAEGDFAIRVERILDGAEAV, encoded by the coding sequence ATGAGCACCTTCCACGAGACCGCCATCGCCGCGGCGATCGCCGGCAAGCTGCCGTTCGGCTACCCCGTGATCCCGACGCCGTCGACAGACCCCGGAGCATCAGGGCAGGCTGTCGCGGTCACCTTCACGGGCAGCCCCGGTGCGCGTCTCGCGATCCAGGTGGTCGATCCGTCGCAGCTCGAGGACGGCTCGAAGGACGCGCCTCTGGCCGATCGACTGCATCCGATCTTCGAGGCGGCGGTCGCCGTTCTCGGTGGAGGTGCCCTCGGCGACGGCGAGCAGGTGGATGCCGTGGAGGTCTTCACCGACGCCGGCACCCAGGTGTTCGACATGGTCGACGCGGCGGGGAGCGTCGTCGCGCGAGCCGCCGTGCGCATCGACGGCTCGAGGGCCGCTGCCTCCACCGGCCCACAGCGCCTGAGCCGTATCGCCGGTGTCGAGATGGAGCTGGTCGTCGAGATCGGACGCACGCGGATGCCGGTGCGCGACGTGCTCTCGCTGGAGCCCGGCCGGGTCGTCGAACTCGACCGTGCCGCAGGCTCGCCCGCCGACATCAAGCTCAACGGTCGGCTGATCGGGCACGGCACCGTCGTCGTCGCCGAGGGCGATTTCGCGATCCGGGTCGAGCGCATCCTCGACGGCGCAGAGGCCGTCTGA
- a CDS encoding flagellar biosynthetic protein FliR, whose product MNIPIDFIWLEATSLACVRITAFLVLAPPFSHGTIPMRVRAMLGVGLALAVSPVVTAGYERLDTGAFMLALAGQALTGALLGFLVMVLFSAIQGAGHLVDTFGGFQLAQAFDPGMAINGAQFTRLFQMTAIMLLFASDGYQLVLGGLFRSFDAVPVTGMIDLSKPAEALVGAAGQMMLSAVQIAGPLLIVLFLADVGLGLVSRVAPALNAFAMGFPIKIGLTLLLVGFVYAALPSVVAVIAEDAARLLLGVTR is encoded by the coding sequence ATGAACATCCCGATCGATTTCATCTGGCTCGAGGCCACCTCGCTCGCGTGCGTGCGGATCACGGCCTTCCTGGTGCTCGCCCCGCCGTTCAGCCACGGCACGATCCCGATGCGGGTCAGGGCGATGCTGGGCGTCGGGCTGGCTCTGGCGGTCTCACCCGTGGTCACCGCCGGCTACGAGCGCCTCGACACCGGAGCGTTCATGCTCGCGCTGGCGGGTCAGGCCCTGACCGGAGCCCTGCTCGGATTTCTGGTGATGGTGCTCTTCAGCGCCATCCAGGGCGCCGGACACCTGGTCGACACGTTCGGCGGCTTCCAGCTGGCGCAGGCGTTCGACCCGGGGATGGCCATCAACGGTGCGCAGTTCACGAGACTCTTCCAGATGACGGCCATCATGCTGCTGTTCGCCTCCGACGGATACCAGCTGGTGCTGGGCGGGCTGTTCCGCTCGTTCGACGCCGTCCCCGTCACGGGCATGATCGATCTCAGCAAGCCGGCGGAGGCGCTCGTGGGCGCTGCGGGGCAGATGATGCTGAGCGCAGTGCAGATCGCGGGTCCTCTGCTGATCGTGCTGTTCCTCGCCGACGTCGGGCTCGGTCTCGTCAGCCGTGTGGCACCCGCGCTCAACGCGTTCGCGATGGGCTTCCCGATCAAGATCGGGCTCACCCTGCTGCTCGTCGGATTCGTGTACGCGGCGCTTCCGAGCGTGGTCGCGGTGATCGCCGAGGACGCCGCGCGACTGCTCCTGGGGGTGACCCGATGA